One window from the genome of Paenibacillus azoreducens encodes:
- a CDS encoding ABC transporter permease, whose product MNKTRNIIAVIAIAMTAVLFTSVFTMGFGAVESMQRAGMRMSGSDGHAAIKYVTEEQFDAVKSHPLVKEIAYCRMLSDSVDNKSLIKRHTEFWYHDYTGLRYGFAEPTSGHKPQAENEVIADTKTLELMEVPLKTGAPVTLVLTIHGKQVRREFVLAGWWESDPGFNTGQIFSSRAYMDAHQEELHNTYYKDYSVSGALIGYMKFKNSLNIERDLKTVITESGFSMQEGSPNYIATGVNWAFMSTGVKLDAGTMLGLSLALLLFVFTGYLIIYNIFQISVLRDIRFYGLLKTIGTTGRQLRAIIRRQALMLSLLGIPLGLLGGFFVGKALVPALMEQSAYAGSAVKVSPNPLIFAGASIFALITVWISTYKPGKMAAKVSPVQAAGYTDQTPSRGKKLKKSKKGGKIWRMAFANLGRNKKRTVLVILSLSLSIVLTHTVFTLSQSVDVNKALEKFSDSDFLIGHADLFNHKYSGQDNALSESFITAVNGQNGFETGGRLYGSWGSYQSQTSAQTMNKRTDGSFLTAIYGLEEFPFSRLRLVDGEMDMGKLATGAYILEGVTANDHNEVEAGSFNHQVGDQITLTYGDHARKMTVLGHVVENPSTNTDGSWVGSAFFLPGDVFKELTGNTYAMSYAFNVADDQEADMENFLKRYTDRTEPTMNYQSKFTALAGLAGIQNTALLIGGSLALIIGIIGVLNFINAILTSILTRRKEFAMMQSVGMTNRQLAAMLCCEGGYYAAWTAVCSILLATGCSLLILQPLCGQLWFLNYRFVFWPLPILSLLLLALGLLVPWAAYRTADKHSIIERLRLAD is encoded by the coding sequence ATGAACAAAACTCGCAACATTATTGCGGTGATCGCGATTGCGATGACGGCGGTTTTATTCACCAGCGTGTTTACGATGGGGTTTGGCGCGGTGGAAAGCATGCAGCGAGCAGGGATGCGCATGTCCGGCAGCGACGGCCATGCCGCGATCAAGTATGTTACGGAGGAGCAGTTTGACGCCGTAAAAAGCCATCCCCTTGTGAAGGAAATCGCCTATTGCCGGATGCTGAGCGACAGCGTTGACAATAAGTCTCTGATCAAACGTCATACCGAGTTTTGGTATCATGACTATACCGGGCTTAGATACGGCTTTGCCGAGCCGACAAGCGGACATAAACCGCAAGCTGAAAATGAAGTGATCGCCGACACCAAAACGTTGGAGCTTATGGAAGTCCCGCTGAAAACGGGCGCGCCTGTCACGCTCGTGCTGACGATCCATGGCAAGCAGGTTCGACGCGAATTTGTATTGGCCGGCTGGTGGGAAAGCGATCCGGGGTTTAACACCGGGCAAATCTTCTCCTCACGCGCATATATGGATGCGCATCAGGAAGAGCTGCACAACACTTATTATAAAGACTATTCGGTTTCCGGAGCACTCATCGGATACATGAAGTTTAAAAACAGTCTGAATATAGAACGCGACCTGAAAACGGTAATAACGGAAAGCGGCTTTTCCATGCAGGAGGGCTCCCCCAATTATATTGCCACAGGCGTCAATTGGGCCTTTATGTCCACCGGTGTTAAACTTGACGCAGGTACGATGCTTGGACTATCACTCGCCTTGCTGTTATTTGTGTTCACCGGATATCTGATCATTTATAATATTTTTCAAATTTCCGTTTTGCGGGATATCCGTTTTTATGGTCTTTTAAAAACCATCGGCACCACAGGCCGGCAGCTGCGCGCAATCATACGCCGGCAAGCGTTGATGCTCTCGCTGCTCGGCATTCCCCTCGGGCTTTTAGGCGGATTTTTTGTAGGCAAGGCATTGGTTCCGGCGCTAATGGAACAGTCAGCCTATGCAGGCAGCGCGGTGAAGGTGTCGCCCAATCCGCTGATTTTTGCGGGGGCCTCCATCTTTGCCCTCATTACCGTGTGGATTAGCACGTACAAGCCGGGGAAAATGGCGGCAAAAGTTTCGCCTGTCCAGGCTGCAGGTTATACGGATCAGACGCCAAGTCGGGGGAAAAAGCTCAAAAAATCCAAAAAAGGCGGCAAGATCTGGCGAATGGCGTTTGCGAACCTTGGCCGCAATAAAAAGCGCACCGTATTGGTCATTCTAAGCTTAAGTTTGAGCATTGTGCTTACCCATACCGTATTTACGCTTTCGCAGAGCGTCGATGTAAACAAAGCACTCGAGAAGTTTAGCGATTCGGACTTTCTCATCGGCCATGCCGATCTCTTTAACCATAAATACAGCGGTCAGGACAACGCGCTCAGCGAGAGCTTCATAACCGCAGTCAACGGGCAGAATGGTTTTGAAACCGGAGGACGCCTGTACGGTTCCTGGGGCAGTTATCAAAGCCAAACCTCCGCCCAGACAATGAATAAAAGAACGGACGGTTCATTTTTAACGGCGATATACGGACTTGAAGAATTTCCGTTTAGCCGTCTGCGTCTTGTGGATGGTGAGATGGATATGGGCAAGCTCGCCACGGGAGCCTATATTCTCGAGGGCGTGACGGCCAATGATCACAATGAAGTCGAGGCCGGCAGCTTTAATCACCAGGTAGGCGATCAAATCACCCTTACATACGGCGATCATGCACGGAAGATGACCGTACTCGGCCATGTTGTAGAAAACCCCAGCACGAATACGGACGGCAGCTGGGTGGGTTCCGCCTTCTTTTTGCCTGGTGATGTGTTCAAAGAACTGACCGGAAATACTTACGCCATGAGCTACGCATTTAATGTGGCGGACGATCAAGAGGCCGATATGGAGAATTTCTTGAAGCGATACACGGACAGGACCGAACCGACCATGAATTATCAGTCTAAGTTCACTGCGCTTGCGGGTCTGGCAGGCATACAGAATACCGCTCTGCTGATTGGCGGTTCCTTGGCGCTCATTATCGGAATAATCGGTGTTTTGAACTTCATCAACGCCATCTTGACCAGCATTCTGACCCGACGCAAGGAATTCGCCATGATGCAAAGCGTTGGTATGACGAACAGGCAGCTTGCCGCGATGCTGTGCTGCGAAGGCGGCTATTATGCGGCTTGGACGGCGGTATGTTCCATTTTGCTGGCCACCGGTTGCTCGCTGCTGATTTTGCAGCCGCTGTGCGGACAACTATGGTTTTTAAACTATCGTTTTGTTTTCTGGCCGCTCCCCATTCTCTCGCTGCTGTTATTGGCGCTGGGACTGCTTGTCCCTTGGGCCGCCTATCGCACGGCGGATAAACATAGCATCATTGAACGCCTTAGATTAGCCGATTAA
- a CDS encoding ABC transporter ATP-binding protein — protein sequence MIILRTTELKKQYGNGETTVHALNGVNLSVEFVAIIGTSGSGKSTLLHMLGGLDRPTSGTVTVDGKEIFTLKDQELTIFRRRKIGFVFQNYNLVPVLNVFENIVLPIQLDGNEPDQNDVKRIVETLGLASKLHNLPNNLSGGQQQRVAIARALASKPAIILADEPTGNLDSKTSQDVLGLLKVTSEKFRQTIVMITHNEEIAQLAVRIIRIEDGRIVSGEQA from the coding sequence ATGATCATACTGAGAACAACAGAACTGAAAAAGCAGTACGGAAACGGCGAAACAACCGTCCATGCATTAAACGGCGTAAACCTGTCGGTAGAATTCGTAGCCATTATCGGTACTTCCGGCAGCGGAAAATCGACTTTGCTGCATATGCTCGGCGGGCTCGACCGCCCCACAAGCGGTACCGTAACCGTAGACGGCAAAGAAATTTTTACGCTTAAGGACCAGGAATTGACTATTTTCCGCCGCCGCAAGATCGGCTTTGTATTTCAGAACTATAATCTGGTCCCGGTGCTTAATGTATTTGAAAATATCGTATTGCCCATTCAACTGGACGGGAACGAGCCGGATCAAAACGATGTGAAGCGGATCGTTGAAACGCTGGGACTTGCAAGCAAGCTGCACAACCTGCCGAACAATCTATCCGGCGGCCAGCAGCAGCGGGTTGCCATCGCAAGGGCGCTGGCATCCAAACCTGCCATTATTCTCGCTGACGAGCCTACCGGCAATTTGGACAGCAAAACCAGTCAGGATGTTCTCGGCCTGCTGAAAGTGACAAGCGAAAAGTTCCGGCAGACGATTGTGATGATTACCCATAACGAGGAAATCGCACAACTCGCAGTCCGCATCATTCGGATTGAAGACGGTAGAATCGTAAGCGGTGAACAGGCATGA
- a CDS encoding sensor histidine kinase: protein MEYLSWIYAAAAIAGPVMAVAAILLYRQKMKHTMQKLNVMLDNAIDGSFSESSFDESLLSAVEAKMARYLSSCAVSSKKLAEERDHIKSLISDISHQTKTPIASILLYSQLLGEHKLPEDCQVYVNALSSQAEKLDFLIGSLVKISRLETGIITVTPIQGDVQQLLHAAISQIKPKAEAKQIKIIIETTSGKAYFDFKWTVEALYNILDNAIKYSPANSSVKISATPYEMFLRIDISDEGIGIAEEEQSRIFLRFYRSAAAKDKDGVGIGLFLARTIISSGGGYIKVSSDPGRGSAFSVFLPTGK, encoded by the coding sequence ATGGAATATTTAAGCTGGATTTATGCTGCCGCCGCGATTGCCGGGCCCGTCATGGCAGTTGCGGCGATTCTGCTTTATCGCCAAAAAATGAAACATACCATGCAGAAATTAAACGTTATGCTGGACAACGCCATCGACGGTTCTTTTTCCGAAAGCTCCTTTGACGAGTCCTTACTGTCGGCAGTGGAAGCCAAAATGGCCCGATACTTGTCCTCCTGTGCAGTGTCTTCGAAAAAGCTGGCTGAAGAAAGGGACCATATTAAAAGCCTGATTTCAGACATATCCCATCAAACGAAAACGCCTATTGCCAGCATCCTGCTGTACTCTCAACTGCTTGGCGAACATAAGCTGCCGGAGGACTGCCAGGTATATGTAAACGCTCTTTCCTCGCAGGCTGAAAAGCTGGACTTCCTGATCGGCTCCCTTGTGAAAATCTCCCGGCTTGAGACCGGAATCATCACCGTAACCCCTATACAAGGAGATGTGCAACAGCTGCTGCATGCCGCAATCAGCCAGATCAAGCCGAAAGCCGAGGCCAAGCAAATAAAAATCATCATTGAAACAACCAGCGGCAAGGCATATTTTGATTTCAAATGGACGGTAGAGGCACTTTATAACATTCTCGATAACGCCATCAAATACTCACCGGCCAACAGCTCCGTTAAAATAAGTGCCACACCCTATGAAATGTTTCTCCGTATTGATATATCCGATGAAGGCATTGGAATCGCGGAGGAGGAGCAAAGCAGGATTTTTTTGCGTTTTTACCGCTCTGCGGCCGCAAAAGACAAGGATGGCGTAGGCATCGGCTTATTTCTGGCAAGAACGATCATTTCATCAGGCGGCGGCTATATCAAGGTTTCCTCCGATCCGGGGCGGGGTTCCGCCTTCTCTGTTTTTTTGCCGACAGGAAAATAA
- a CDS encoding SGNH/GDSL hydrolase family protein, whose translation MGGFNLNFGDDGAKYIVSGDSISKGVIYDEVRKKYVVLEDNYVSLLQNKLKGAVRNTARFGNTLLKGITNLKKDVQKEKPNIVLIEYGGNDCDFNWNEIASNPEAEHHPKTDFNTFEKMLTETIHELKSQQIIPILMNLPPLNADNYFKWVSKSNPEAEQNIMKWLGSVTKIYWWQERYNSTIQKVSELTKTKYIDVRGAFLEQPDFRNFLCSDGIHPNEAGHRIICDKVVEFIKSNYRALLLDGGSNLACES comes from the coding sequence GTGGGCGGGTTTAACTTAAACTTTGGGGATGACGGTGCCAAGTACATCGTATCGGGAGATTCCATCTCCAAAGGCGTCATTTACGACGAGGTTCGAAAAAAATACGTCGTTTTGGAAGATAATTATGTCTCTCTTCTGCAAAACAAGCTGAAGGGCGCGGTCCGCAATACGGCAAGATTCGGTAATACGCTGCTCAAGGGTATAACCAATCTGAAAAAGGATGTGCAGAAGGAAAAACCCAACATCGTGCTGATCGAGTACGGCGGAAACGATTGTGATTTTAACTGGAATGAGATTGCTTCGAATCCCGAGGCCGAGCATCATCCGAAAACGGATTTTAACACTTTTGAGAAAATGCTTACCGAGACGATTCATGAGCTCAAAAGCCAGCAAATCATACCGATCCTGATGAACCTGCCTCCGCTGAATGCGGACAACTATTTCAAATGGGTCAGCAAAAGCAATCCGGAAGCGGAACAAAACATTATGAAATGGCTCGGCAGCGTCACCAAAATCTATTGGTGGCAGGAACGGTATAATTCGACCATTCAAAAAGTTTCCGAACTCACCAAAACCAAGTACATCGACGTGCGCGGAGCTTTTCTGGAGCAGCCCGACTTCAGGAATTTCCTGTGCTCCGACGGCATACATCCGAATGAAGCCGGCCACCGGATCATTTGCGATAAAGTCGTGGAGTTCATCAAATCGAATTACAGGGCATTGCTGCTGGATGGCGGCTCAAATCTTGCTTGCGAATCATAA
- a CDS encoding NifU N-terminal domain-containing protein: MAIQYHVQSTPNPNSVKINTNTTIFEGPKSTSLKKGEQTDHPLAAALLNIEGVDNIFGIREFVTVSKTPEASWDDILPQVEAAFDSIYA, translated from the coding sequence ATGGCAATCCAATACCATGTTCAATCTACCCCTAATCCTAATTCCGTTAAAATCAACACGAATACCACCATTTTCGAAGGTCCGAAAAGTACTTCCCTCAAAAAAGGCGAACAGACCGATCATCCGTTAGCCGCTGCGCTGCTTAACATTGAAGGCGTCGATAATATCTTCGGCATCCGGGAGTTCGTCACGGTCAGCAAAACGCCTGAGGCCAGTTGGGATGATATTTTGCCGCAGGTAGAAGCGGCTTTTGATTCGATATACGCTTAA
- a CDS encoding S-layer homology domain-containing protein, with amino-acid sequence MKDQIGKKKMNIAIRVLISVLLAAGLMAEAGLTGGNRAEAAQTSVAAPKRAAFTDIQGHWAQEQIEEMVRQGILDGYPDGSFRPNEPVKVDQFIKMLMLSFSDLHPNQERSWKGSFLDMLSTENRTILKQDYRYFNFKPAATGYWAKPYIDVASDLNFLNKNRFGDFQADMTRENVAEVIFYTLQETEFLEDEQFSRSVAQSYGDLTSANDREQKFIAESLIKGIMQGYPDGNFGVGRYVTRAESLVILNRLTDKAKRVPIKPESEKLQRLVPTAGGGQKIVAFPDKQMWDAYETLIKAGKLRGTNYEIVETTLRLYKDEKEKKAVQQSSVAGNVGAGTNVSQEEVAIWLDPTFNTYGITVRLREGTLARNKESIDMFTNQLFTFNAALFQRWFDSICTEVEAGRPLAASKQATVGDYTVNALVDNAQKTVMFSIASKK; translated from the coding sequence ATGAAAGACCAGATAGGTAAAAAGAAGATGAATATCGCGATCCGTGTGTTGATTTCCGTTTTGCTGGCGGCAGGACTCATGGCGGAGGCCGGATTAACCGGAGGAAACCGTGCGGAAGCTGCTCAGACCTCGGTCGCTGCGCCAAAGCGCGCTGCTTTTACGGACATTCAAGGACACTGGGCCCAGGAACAAATCGAGGAAATGGTACGGCAAGGAATACTGGACGGTTATCCGGACGGAAGTTTCAGGCCAAACGAGCCGGTCAAGGTCGACCAGTTTATCAAAATGCTGATGTTGTCTTTTAGCGATCTCCATCCTAATCAGGAACGAAGCTGGAAGGGATCGTTTCTTGACATGCTTTCCACGGAGAATCGGACGATTTTGAAGCAGGATTACCGCTATTTCAATTTTAAGCCTGCCGCGACCGGATATTGGGCCAAACCTTACATAGATGTGGCGAGCGATCTCAACTTTTTGAACAAAAACCGCTTCGGTGATTTCCAGGCGGATATGACCCGCGAAAATGTCGCGGAAGTTATTTTCTATACGCTCCAGGAAACGGAGTTTCTTGAGGATGAGCAATTCAGCCGCTCGGTGGCGCAGTCCTACGGAGATTTGACGAGTGCCAATGACCGGGAACAGAAATTTATTGCGGAGTCCTTGATCAAAGGCATCATGCAGGGATATCCGGACGGGAATTTTGGGGTGGGGCGTTATGTAACCCGCGCGGAATCGCTGGTGATTCTGAACCGTTTGACGGATAAAGCGAAACGTGTTCCGATCAAACCTGAATCCGAAAAGCTGCAGCGGCTTGTGCCGACAGCAGGCGGCGGCCAAAAAATCGTGGCTTTCCCTGACAAGCAGATGTGGGATGCGTATGAAACGCTGATCAAGGCAGGCAAGCTGCGCGGAACCAATTATGAAATCGTGGAAACGACACTGCGTCTTTATAAGGATGAAAAGGAGAAAAAGGCCGTACAGCAAAGCAGTGTCGCCGGGAATGTAGGAGCTGGAACAAACGTATCCCAGGAAGAGGTTGCGATCTGGCTTGATCCGACGTTTAACACCTATGGCATCACGGTTCGTCTCCGTGAGGGAACGCTCGCGCGGAACAAGGAATCGATCGATATGTTTACGAATCAGTTGTTCACCTTTAATGCGGCTCTCTTCCAGCGCTGGTTCGATTCGATTTGCACCGAAGTGGAGGCTGGACGACCGCTGGCGGCGTCGAAGCAGGCAACGGTTGGCGATTACACGGTTAACGCCTTGGTCGACAATGCCCAGAAGACGGTCATGTTCTCCATTGCCTCGAAGAAATAA
- a CDS encoding Gfo/Idh/MocA family protein: MNKTGAAIIGCGAIFPLHADAIAELEDAELRLVVDIDPNKAEAAAQRYGCEAAADYMQLLHREDIQVIHLCTPHDRHAEMAVKLLAAGKHVLTEKPLADNPASAQAMLEAARDSKGQLGVTFQNRYNEASQRIYEYITSSELGNLLCMKGIVTWRRDCSYYRSAAWRGKWATEGGGLLINQAIHTLDLLQWFGGEISSVKGSVTADMLEDEIEVEDTAHARIEFSSGASALFYGSNAYGTDSPVELEIVFEHGVLNQRHGSLYLRKDGQETKLCEPPRTHSKGKSYWGTSHRKLIADFYRHVRENKPFWINGEEGIKALQLIACLYDDTRNRRGLRYPPVR; the protein is encoded by the coding sequence ATGAATAAAACTGGAGCAGCTATCATCGGCTGCGGAGCTATATTCCCCCTTCACGCCGATGCAATCGCAGAACTGGAAGATGCAGAGCTGCGTCTAGTGGTTGATATCGACCCAAACAAAGCAGAAGCTGCCGCACAGCGATATGGATGCGAAGCCGCGGCAGATTACATGCAATTGCTTCATCGGGAAGATATTCAGGTCATTCACCTGTGCACGCCCCATGATCGGCATGCCGAAATGGCGGTGAAACTGCTGGCCGCAGGTAAACATGTGCTGACCGAGAAGCCGCTGGCCGACAATCCTGCTTCCGCCCAAGCGATGTTGGAAGCCGCTAGAGATAGTAAAGGACAGCTTGGCGTAACATTTCAAAACCGCTACAATGAGGCCTCGCAGCGGATTTACGAATACATTACTTCAAGCGAATTGGGCAATCTACTTTGTATGAAAGGCATTGTAACCTGGCGTCGCGATTGCTCCTATTATCGCAGTGCAGCATGGAGAGGCAAATGGGCCACCGAAGGCGGCGGGCTGCTGATCAATCAGGCCATTCACACGCTGGATCTGCTGCAGTGGTTCGGCGGTGAAATCTCCTCAGTGAAGGGCAGCGTTACGGCCGATATGCTGGAAGATGAAATTGAGGTCGAAGATACCGCGCACGCACGCATCGAGTTTAGCAGCGGTGCCAGCGCATTATTTTACGGATCGAACGCTTATGGCACCGATTCGCCCGTCGAGCTTGAAATCGTGTTCGAACATGGTGTCTTGAATCAGCGGCATGGTTCCCTTTATCTCAGGAAAGACGGGCAGGAAACGAAGCTTTGCGAGCCGCCACGGACCCATTCCAAAGGCAAATCGTATTGGGGAACAAGTCACCGAAAGCTGATTGCAGACTTCTATCGTCATGTCAGAGAAAACAAGCCATTCTGGATCAATGGAGAGGAGGGTATCAAAGCCCTGCAGCTGATCGCCTGCTTGTACGATGATACCCGAAATCGGCGGGGGTTGCGTTATCCCCCGGTAAGATAA
- a CDS encoding Gfo/Idh/MocA family protein, translated as MTVSKQDGMNYAPKGKPNPVVKPGEFVFAAAALDHGHIHGMSQGLIEAGATLKWVFDPDQAKAETFASKFPGAQVADSLELILEDNEVRLVAAAAVPSERCALGLRVMDAGKDYFTDKTPFTSLDQLALARAKVRETGRKYMVYYSERLHVESAVYAGQLIREGAIGRVLQVTGFGPHRLNAQTRPDWFFRRENYGGILCDIGSHQIEQFLYYSGCQNAEVLHSKIANYHHPEYPELEDFGDATLVGDNGATQYFRVDWFTPDGLGTWGDGRTFILGTEGYIELRKYIDVARDPAGDHVYLVNKDGERHFAVHGQIGYPFFGELILDCLNRTEYAMTQAHAFKAAELCLKAQEIAVRIS; from the coding sequence ATGACAGTCTCCAAACAGGATGGAATGAACTATGCCCCCAAGGGTAAACCCAACCCTGTCGTGAAGCCGGGAGAGTTCGTGTTTGCCGCGGCCGCGCTTGATCATGGTCATATCCACGGCATGAGCCAAGGGCTGATCGAGGCGGGCGCCACCCTTAAATGGGTGTTCGATCCGGACCAAGCCAAAGCCGAAACCTTTGCCTCCAAATTTCCAGGCGCGCAAGTGGCGGACAGCCTTGAGTTGATCCTTGAAGACAACGAGGTGCGCCTGGTTGCGGCAGCCGCCGTTCCCTCCGAACGCTGTGCTTTGGGGCTGCGGGTAATGGATGCCGGCAAAGATTACTTCACCGACAAAACGCCGTTTACCTCATTGGACCAGCTGGCACTCGCCCGGGCCAAAGTCCGGGAAACCGGCCGAAAATACATGGTGTACTACAGTGAGCGGCTTCATGTGGAATCCGCAGTGTATGCCGGGCAACTTATCAGGGAAGGCGCCATCGGACGCGTACTTCAAGTTACCGGATTTGGCCCGCACCGCTTGAACGCTCAGACCCGGCCGGACTGGTTTTTCCGCAGGGAAAACTATGGCGGTATTTTATGCGACATCGGCAGCCATCAGATCGAGCAGTTCTTGTATTACAGCGGCTGTCAGAATGCAGAGGTGCTTCACAGCAAAATCGCCAACTATCATCATCCGGAGTATCCGGAGCTGGAGGATTTCGGCGATGCCACTTTGGTTGGCGACAACGGGGCAACCCAATATTTCCGGGTCGACTGGTTTACGCCGGACGGACTTGGAACCTGGGGAGACGGCAGAACCTTTATTCTCGGAACCGAAGGATACATCGAGCTGCGCAAATATATCGACGTAGCCAGAGATCCTGCCGGTGATCATGTTTATCTGGTCAACAAGGACGGAGAACGGCATTTCGCCGTGCACGGACAAATCGGCTATCCGTTTTTCGGCGAACTCATCCTCGACTGTCTGAATCGGACCGAATATGCGATGACGCAGGCACATGCCTTCAAAGCAGCCGAGCTGTGCCTGAAAGCACAGGAAATCGCCGTCCGTATTAGCTAA
- a CDS encoding sugar phosphate isomerase/epimerase family protein, protein MKLSVFTVVTPDLAPEELVRSAREAGLDGVEWRFKEVPAATAGEIPSFWGNNRCSIDPSLSETEILKFKEITENEGLEVVGLTPYLHEMKLDETEHAFHTARLLGAKMIRVGAAPYNGTRSYPELFEANIRYLREAERMAKQYGVKGVVETHHGTIAPSAGLAHRLVSRCDPDHIGVLYDPGNMVHEGYEHYRMGMQLLGPYLAHVHIKNARYVNDGRREDGTVKWRSEWAPMREGIVDFGRLLQDLKSVGYSGYLGIEDFSGEYNSRELLKQFGEFMRERMQDE, encoded by the coding sequence GTGAAACTTTCCGTTTTTACTGTGGTGACCCCGGATCTGGCTCCGGAAGAGTTGGTCCGCTCCGCCCGGGAGGCCGGGCTTGACGGTGTTGAATGGAGATTTAAGGAGGTGCCGGCTGCAACCGCCGGTGAAATCCCGTCGTTTTGGGGCAATAACCGGTGCTCTATCGACCCTTCTCTATCTGAAACAGAGATTTTGAAGTTCAAAGAAATCACGGAAAACGAAGGGCTTGAAGTCGTCGGTTTGACGCCTTACCTGCACGAGATGAAGCTCGATGAAACCGAGCACGCTTTCCATACGGCCCGGCTTCTGGGGGCCAAAATGATCCGCGTCGGCGCAGCTCCTTATAATGGAACCCGTTCCTATCCCGAACTGTTCGAAGCGAACATCCGTTATTTGCGGGAAGCCGAGCGAATGGCCAAACAATACGGCGTCAAAGGCGTCGTCGAAACTCATCACGGAACCATCGCCCCAAGCGCGGGATTGGCTCATAGGCTGGTCAGCCGCTGCGATCCGGATCATATCGGCGTTTTGTATGACCCTGGGAATATGGTGCATGAAGGTTATGAACATTACCGGATGGGAATGCAGCTGCTTGGTCCGTATCTGGCACATGTCCATATAAAAAACGCCCGCTATGTTAATGACGGCAGACGTGAAGACGGAACGGTCAAATGGCGCTCGGAATGGGCGCCGATGCGGGAAGGCATCGTCGACTTCGGAAGATTGCTTCAGGATCTGAAAAGCGTTGGTTACAGCGGATATTTGGGCATCGAGGATTTTAGCGGCGAATACAATTCACGCGAACTGCTGAAGCAGTTTGGCGAATTTATGCGCGAAAGGATGCAGGACGAATGA
- a CDS encoding Gfo/Idh/MocA family protein: protein MEKVRFGIIGIGNMGSAHALSLIKDIRGAELAAVCDTNPDRLHWAQNNLPESVQLFETPEAFFASRAMDTVLIATPHYDHPGLAIQAFENGYHVLVEKPAGVFTKAVREMNDAAAKSGKQFGIMYNQRTNPLYIKLRDLIESGELGTVRRTNWIITNWYRSQSYYNSGGWRATWAGEGGGVLLNQDPHQLDLWQWTTGMMPKRVRAFCQFGKYRSIEVEDDVTAYVEYENGATGVFVTTVGESPGTNRFEISSDNGKIVIEDGKMTFWRLRVPEPQFNREFTGGFGQPECWKCEIPVPRDGGPQHKGILQNFTNALLNGEKLIAPGEEGIHGLTISNAMHLSAWTDDWVNLPLDEDLFYEKLQEKIRSSTFQKEQSVGVVLNVKGTH from the coding sequence ATGGAAAAAGTACGCTTTGGCATTATCGGCATAGGTAATATGGGCTCGGCGCATGCTCTCAGCCTCATAAAGGATATTCGCGGCGCGGAACTCGCGGCTGTTTGCGATACGAATCCTGACAGGCTGCACTGGGCGCAAAACAATTTACCGGAATCCGTGCAGCTGTTTGAAACCCCGGAAGCTTTTTTTGCATCCCGAGCGATGGACACGGTACTGATCGCCACGCCGCATTACGATCATCCGGGCTTGGCGATTCAGGCATTTGAAAACGGTTACCATGTATTGGTGGAAAAACCTGCAGGCGTATTCACCAAAGCGGTAAGAGAAATGAATGATGCCGCCGCCAAATCAGGCAAGCAGTTCGGCATCATGTATAATCAGCGCACCAATCCGCTTTACATCAAGCTTCGCGACCTGATTGAATCCGGCGAGCTCGGAACCGTAAGAAGAACCAACTGGATCATTACCAACTGGTACCGTTCGCAGAGCTACTACAATTCAGGCGGCTGGCGTGCGACTTGGGCCGGGGAAGGCGGCGGCGTCCTGCTGAATCAGGACCCCCATCAGCTGGATCTCTGGCAATGGACGACGGGGATGATGCCCAAACGAGTACGTGCTTTTTGCCAGTTCGGCAAATATCGCAGCATTGAAGTCGAAGACGATGTGACGGCTTACGTGGAATACGAAAACGGCGCCACGGGCGTGTTTGTGACAACCGTCGGGGAAAGCCCCGGAACCAACCGTTTTGAAATCAGCAGCGACAACGGCAAAATCGTCATTGAAGACGGCAAGATGACATTCTGGCGGCTGCGCGTGCCCGAACCTCAGTTCAACCGTGAATTTACCGGCGGCTTCGGCCAACCCGAATGCTGGAAATGCGAAATTCCGGTTCCCAGAGACGGCGGCCCGCAGCATAAGGGGATTTTGCAGAACTTTACGAATGCCCTGTTGAACGGAGAAAAACTGATCGCTCCCGGCGAAGAAGGCATTCATGGATTAACCATATCCAATGCGATGCATCTATCTGCATGGACCGATGATTGGGTCAATCTGCCGCTGGATGAAGATCTTTTTTACGAAAAACTTCAGGAGAAGATACGCAGCTCCACATTCCAAAAAGAGCAATCGGTCGGCGTCGTTCTAAATGTCAAAGGAACCCATTAA